A genomic window from Streptomyces sp. NBC_00234 includes:
- a CDS encoding PhzF family phenazine biosynthesis protein, with amino-acid sequence MRIRIVDAFTDRPFAGNPAGVLLLDSEGFPDDTWLQQVAAEVNLAETAFAHPLPPGGEADWALRWFTPVTEVDMCGHATLATAHVLHTTGIASGEVRFAARCGVLTATAHRDGTLTLDFPTAPLTPATAPPGLAEALGAEPLTVLDTGEHIGDLLVELADEAAVRALTPDFPGLVACSRRGIIATAPAGDPSRGYDFVSRGFFPRVGIDEDPVTGSAHTALAPFWSARLGRDELTGLQCSARSGLVRTSLRGERTLLTGHAVTVIDGELLTAP; translated from the coding sequence ATGAGGATTCGTATCGTCGACGCGTTCACCGACCGCCCCTTCGCCGGCAACCCCGCCGGGGTCCTGCTCCTGGACTCCGAGGGCTTCCCGGACGACACCTGGCTCCAGCAGGTCGCAGCCGAGGTCAACCTCGCCGAGACCGCGTTCGCCCACCCCCTGCCGCCGGGCGGGGAGGCCGACTGGGCACTGCGCTGGTTCACCCCGGTCACCGAGGTCGACATGTGCGGGCACGCCACCCTCGCCACGGCGCACGTCCTGCACACCACGGGGATCGCGAGCGGCGAGGTGCGCTTCGCGGCGCGCTGCGGAGTCCTCACGGCCACCGCCCACCGGGACGGCACGCTGACCCTCGACTTCCCGACGGCCCCGCTGACCCCCGCCACCGCCCCGCCCGGACTGGCGGAGGCCCTCGGCGCGGAGCCCCTCACCGTCCTCGACACCGGGGAGCACATCGGCGACCTGCTGGTCGAGCTCGCGGACGAGGCAGCGGTACGCGCGCTGACGCCGGACTTCCCCGGGCTCGTCGCCTGTTCGCGGCGCGGGATCATCGCCACCGCCCCGGCCGGGGACCCCTCGCGCGGCTACGACTTCGTCTCGCGCGGGTTCTTCCCCCGGGTCGGCATCGACGAGGACCCGGTGACCGGCAGCGCGCACACGGCCCTCGCGCCGTTCTGGTCGGCGCGCCTGGGCCGGGACGAGCTCACCGGCCTGCAGTGCTCGGCCAGGTCCGGCCTCGTCCGTACGTCGCTGCGCGGCGAGCGCACCCTGCTGACCGGCCACGCCGTCACTGTCATCGACGGCGAACTGCTCACCGCGCCCTGA
- a CDS encoding substrate-binding and VWA domain-containing protein codes for MGRHSLPDGYTAEGAGDAPPRRRRTVAIATMLVLAVAAGTAVAAQGGLLSFSESCEDSAVRLSVAASPDIAPAVRAVADQARADEVRSDGHCLYVEVAARDSYKVADALARGDKAPDYEVWLPDSDLWLDRAMGNGDGIPVAPGDSVASSPVALAMVPSASRTLGWPRKTYSWAELVASAMQSDKVRLGAADPARSATGLLALASIGASSDEQGGDSDTRVAETAKVLAQRMSDSDAHVLETLAQDSSGAEEGNPRRNQAVLLSEQAAFTHNADSTGGGKLDLFYPKDGTPLLNYPYALVNEPELTTNESRAALRFMTLLRSESSQRTLAKRGFRTADGTAGTSVVASAGGRKPQPYATSAAAPPSAAALQETLGMWTITVQSARLTTVVDASGSMATLVPGRGQSRMDVTKASLIQALSQFTPNDEIGLWEFATTLDGSKDYRKLMPTRRLGDTAKGGATHREALAAAFAALQPVPNGATGLYDTTLASYKEALSTYVKGKFNALVILTDGSNQDPRSISRSALIDQLKTLTDPARPVPILAIAVGPDADREEVADIAEVTGGGGYQVTDPAEIQAVILQAIMTAGQSGHAAGE; via the coding sequence ATGGGACGTCACAGCTTGCCCGACGGCTATACGGCGGAGGGCGCCGGGGACGCCCCTCCCCGGCGCCGCCGCACCGTCGCCATCGCCACCATGCTCGTGCTCGCAGTGGCGGCGGGAACGGCGGTCGCCGCGCAGGGCGGTCTGCTGTCGTTCTCCGAGTCCTGTGAGGACTCGGCGGTGCGGCTGTCCGTGGCCGCCTCCCCCGACATAGCCCCCGCCGTGCGCGCCGTCGCCGACCAGGCGCGCGCGGACGAGGTGAGATCGGACGGCCACTGCCTGTACGTCGAGGTGGCGGCCCGCGACTCCTACAAGGTCGCGGACGCACTGGCCAGAGGTGACAAGGCCCCCGACTACGAGGTCTGGCTGCCGGACTCGGACCTCTGGCTGGACCGGGCGATGGGCAACGGCGACGGCATCCCGGTCGCGCCGGGCGACTCCGTGGCCTCCTCCCCGGTGGCCCTCGCCATGGTGCCGTCCGCGTCCCGGACGCTCGGCTGGCCCAGGAAGACGTACTCCTGGGCCGAGTTGGTGGCCTCGGCCATGCAGTCGGACAAGGTGCGTCTCGGCGCCGCCGACCCCGCCCGCAGCGCCACCGGGCTGCTGGCGCTCGCCAGCATCGGCGCGTCCTCCGACGAGCAGGGCGGGGACAGCGACACCCGGGTCGCCGAGACCGCGAAGGTCCTGGCGCAGCGGATGTCCGACAGCGACGCCCATGTGCTGGAGACCCTGGCCCAGGACAGCTCGGGAGCCGAGGAGGGCAACCCCAGACGGAACCAGGCGGTGCTGCTCTCGGAGCAGGCGGCCTTCACGCACAACGCCGACTCGACCGGCGGCGGGAAGCTCGACCTCTTCTACCCGAAGGACGGCACCCCGCTGCTCAACTATCCGTACGCGCTGGTCAACGAACCGGAACTGACCACCAACGAGAGCCGGGCCGCCCTGCGGTTCATGACCCTGCTCAGGAGCGAGAGCTCCCAGCGCACGCTGGCGAAGCGGGGGTTTCGTACCGCCGACGGCACCGCGGGCACGTCGGTCGTCGCCTCGGCGGGCGGCAGGAAGCCCCAGCCGTACGCCACCTCGGCCGCCGCCCCGCCGTCCGCGGCGGCGCTCCAGGAGACGCTCGGCATGTGGACGATCACCGTGCAGAGCGCACGGCTCACCACGGTCGTCGACGCCTCCGGTTCCATGGCCACCCTCGTGCCGGGCCGCGGCCAGTCACGGATGGACGTCACCAAGGCGTCCCTGATCCAGGCGCTCAGCCAGTTCACGCCCAACGACGAGATCGGGCTCTGGGAGTTCGCGACGACGCTCGACGGCTCCAAGGACTACCGCAAGCTGATGCCCACCCGCCGGCTCGGCGACACGGCGAAGGGCGGGGCCACCCACCGGGAGGCGCTCGCCGCCGCGTTCGCCGCGCTCCAGCCCGTACCGAACGGCGCCACGGGCCTCTACGACACGACACTGGCCTCGTACAAGGAGGCACTGTCGACGTACGTGAAGGGCAAGTTCAACGCCCTGGTGATCTTGACGGACGGCTCCAACCAGGACCCCCGGAGCATCTCCCGCAGCGCGCTGATCGACCAGCTCAAGACGCTCACGGACCCGGCGCGCCCCGTGCCGATCCTCGCCATCGCCGTCGGTCCGGACGCCGATCGCGAGGAGGTGGCCGACATCGCGGAGGTGACCGGGGGCGGCGGCTACCAGGTCACCGACCCGGCCGAGATCCAGGCCGTCATCCTCCAGGCGATCATGACGGCCGGACAGAGCGGCCACGCCGCGGGCGAGTAG
- a CDS encoding glutamate-cysteine ligase family protein: MGEKVVAGAFDLSDRQAYRDKLNQCLEGLGRLLSERRFERPRNLMGLEIELNLAGADGMPRMMNAEVLQRIASKDFQTELGMFNLEVNIVPHRLSGRVFDQLAEELRTGLAYAHRKAGEVDAGILMIGILPTLGREDVVSANLSQVDRYTLLNDQMAAARGEDFALDIEGVERLVFTSPSIAPESACTSVQLHLQVTPDRFADVWNAAQAIAPVQIALGANAPFLFGKELWRESRPPLFQQATDVRPPEFRNQGVRPRTWFGERWISSAYELFEENLRYFPPLLPICDDEDPLRVLDEGGVPQLAELVLHNGTVYRWNRPVYGLAGGVPHLRVENRVLPAGPTVTDVIANAAFYYGLVRALAEEPRPVWSRLPFAAAAENFDTACRYGIDAELLWPRPGRSGGVTKVPAVKLVRDELLPLAAAGLDAWNIEPADRDLYLGVIEERCKRRMNGASWQVDTYHRALEAGLERDAALAATTRRYGELMQAGEPVHTWPVGFPAP, encoded by the coding sequence ATGGGGGAGAAGGTCGTGGCGGGCGCCTTTGACCTGTCCGATCGGCAGGCGTACCGCGACAAGCTCAACCAGTGCCTGGAGGGGCTGGGGAGGCTGCTGTCCGAGCGGAGGTTCGAGCGCCCCAGGAATCTCATGGGGCTGGAGATAGAGCTGAATCTCGCAGGTGCGGACGGTATGCCGCGGATGATGAATGCCGAGGTGCTCCAGCGCATCGCGAGCAAGGATTTCCAGACCGAACTAGGGATGTTCAATCTCGAAGTAAACATCGTTCCGCACCGTCTGAGCGGCCGTGTTTTCGATCAGCTCGCCGAGGAGCTGAGGACCGGCCTCGCCTATGCCCACCGGAAGGCCGGTGAGGTCGACGCGGGCATCCTGATGATCGGAATCCTGCCGACCTTGGGGCGGGAGGACGTGGTCTCGGCGAATCTCTCGCAGGTCGACCGCTACACCCTGCTCAACGACCAAATGGCGGCGGCGCGCGGCGAGGATTTCGCTCTCGATATCGAGGGCGTCGAACGGCTCGTCTTCACCTCTCCGTCCATCGCTCCCGAATCGGCCTGCACCTCGGTCCAGTTGCACCTTCAGGTGACGCCGGACCGCTTCGCCGACGTGTGGAACGCGGCGCAGGCCATCGCCCCCGTGCAGATCGCACTCGGGGCCAACGCCCCCTTCCTGTTCGGCAAGGAGCTGTGGCGGGAGTCCAGGCCGCCGCTGTTCCAGCAGGCCACGGACGTCCGGCCGCCGGAGTTCCGCAATCAGGGCGTGCGCCCGAGGACCTGGTTCGGGGAGCGCTGGATCAGCTCCGCGTACGAACTCTTCGAGGAGAACCTGCGCTACTTCCCGCCGCTGCTGCCCATCTGCGACGACGAGGACCCGCTGCGCGTGCTCGACGAGGGCGGAGTGCCGCAACTGGCGGAGCTCGTTCTGCACAACGGGACGGTCTACCGGTGGAACCGTCCGGTCTACGGTCTGGCGGGCGGTGTTCCGCACCTGCGGGTCGAGAACCGGGTCCTGCCCGCCGGCCCCACCGTGACCGACGTGATCGCGAACGCGGCCTTCTACTACGGCCTCGTGCGCGCGCTGGCAGAGGAGCCGCGGCCCGTCTGGAGCAGGCTGCCGTTCGCCGCAGCCGCCGAGAACTTCGACACCGCCTGCCGGTACGGCATCGACGCCGAGCTGCTCTGGCCGCGCCCCGGCCGCTCGGGCGGCGTGACCAAGGTGCCCGCGGTCAAGCTCGTACGCGACGAACTGCTGCCCCTGGCCGCCGCCGGGCTCGATGCCTGGAACATCGAGCCCGCGGACCGCGATCTCTACCTCGGTGTCATCGAGGAGCGGTGCAAGCGGCGGATGAACGGTGCCTCCTGGCAGGTCGACACCTACCACCGGGCCCTGGAGGCGGGTCTCGAACGGGACGCGGCCCTGGCCGCCACCACCCGGCGTTACGGCGAACTGATGCAGGCGGGTGAGCCCGTGCACACCTGGCCCGTGGGATTCCCGGCGCCCTGA
- a CDS encoding CPBP family intramembrane glutamic endopeptidase translates to MADIYPQEAVPRRILRSETVLVLALSLGASGVSALISFVGSLTKPGGLKDQAATLNGSYAPGRPWLDLAWQLFGIASALVPVALVAHFLIREGASLRVIGFDRTRPGSDLGRGTLVAAGIGSAGLAFYLVARATGFNLTVVPESLPDVWWKFPVLILSALQNSVLEEVIVVGYLLRRLGQLGWTPMAALVASSVLRGSYHLYQGIGGFIGNLVMGVVFVLLYRRWGRVGPLVVAHALLDIGAFVGYALLAGTVDWLPTP, encoded by the coding sequence GTGGCTGATATTTATCCCCAAGAGGCCGTACCGCGAAGGATCTTGCGGTCCGAAACGGTGCTGGTCCTGGCTCTCTCGCTCGGGGCCAGCGGGGTGTCTGCCCTCATCAGTTTCGTCGGGTCGCTGACGAAGCCGGGGGGACTGAAGGACCAGGCGGCCACGCTGAACGGTTCGTACGCGCCGGGGCGGCCCTGGCTGGATCTCGCCTGGCAACTGTTCGGTATCGCATCGGCTCTGGTCCCGGTCGCCCTCGTGGCCCACTTCCTGATCAGGGAGGGCGCGAGCCTCCGGGTGATCGGTTTCGACCGCACCAGGCCCGGGTCCGACCTCGGCCGCGGCACCCTGGTCGCCGCCGGCATCGGCAGCGCCGGGCTCGCCTTCTATCTCGTGGCGCGGGCCACCGGGTTCAACCTGACGGTGGTGCCGGAGTCGCTGCCGGACGTGTGGTGGAAGTTCCCCGTACTGATTCTCTCCGCGCTCCAGAACTCCGTACTGGAGGAGGTGATCGTCGTCGGCTATCTGCTCCGCAGGCTGGGGCAGTTGGGCTGGACGCCGATGGCCGCCCTGGTGGCCAGTTCGGTGCTCCGCGGCTCCTATCACCTGTATCAGGGCATCGGCGGTTTCATCGGGAACCTGGTGATGGGTGTGGTTTTCGTGCTGCTGTACCGGCGTTGGGGGCGCGTCGGACCGCTGGTCGTCGCGCATGCGCTGCTCGATATCGGCGCGTTCGTCGGCTACGCGCTGCTCGCCGGGACGGTGGACTGGCTGCCCACGCCGTGA